Below is a genomic region from Salvelinus fontinalis isolate EN_2023a chromosome 38, ASM2944872v1, whole genome shotgun sequence.
gagttagaacgctctggggtagaatgttagggacagagttagaacactctggggtagaatgttagaacgctctggggtagaatgttagggacagagttagaacgctctggggtagaatgttagggacagagttagaacaCTATGGGGTACaatgttagggacagagttagaacgctctggggtagaatgttagggacagagttagaacgctctggggtagaatgttagggacagagttagaacgctctggggtagaatgttagggacagagttagaacgctctggggtagaatgttagggacagagttagaacactctggggtagaatgttagaacactctggggtagaatgttagaacactctggggtagaatgttagaacactctggggtagaatgttagaacactctggggtagaatgttagaacactctggggtagaatgttagaacactctggggtagaatgttagaacactctggggtagaatgttagggacagttagaacactctggggtagaatgttagggacagttagaacactctggggtagaatgttagggacagagttagaacactctggggtagaatgttagggacagagttagaacgctctggggtagaatgttagggacagagttagaacgctctggggtagaatggttagggacagagttagaacgctctggggtagaatgttagggacagagttagaacgctctggggtagaatgttagggacagagttagaacgctctggggtagaatgttagggacagagttagaacgctctggggtagaatgttagggacagagttagaacgctctggggtagaatgttagggacagagttagaacgctctggggtagaatgttagggtCAGAGTTAGAACGCTCATGGGTtagaatgttagggacagagttagaacgctctggggtagaatgttagggacagagttagaacgctctggggtagaatgttagggacagagttagaacgctctggggtagaatgttagggacagagttagaacgctctggggtagaatgttagggacagagttagaacgctctggggtagaatgttagggacagagttagaacgctctggggtagaatgttagggacagagttagaacgctctggggtagaatgttagggacagagttagaacgctctggggtagaatgttagggacagagttagaacgctctggggtagaatgttagggacagagttagaacactctggggtagaatgttagaacgctctggggtagaatgttagggacagagttagaacgctctggggtagaatgttagggacagagttagaacaCTATGGGGTACaatgttagggacagagttagaacgctctggggtagaatgttagggacagagttagaacgctctggggtagaatgttagggacagagttagaacgctctggggtagaatgttagggacagagttagaacgctctggggtagaatgttagggacagagttagaacactctggggtagaatgttagaacactctggggtagaatgttagaacactctggggtagaatgttagaacactctggggtagaatgttagaacactctggggtagaatgttagaacactctggggtagaatgttagaacactctggggtagaatgttagaacactctggggtagaatgttagggacagttagaacactctggggtagaatgttagggacagttagaacactctggggtagaatgttagggacagagttagaacactctggggtagaatgttagggacagagttagaacgctctggggtagaatgttagggccagagttagaacactctggggtagaatgttagggacagagttagaacgctctggggtagaatgttagggacagagttagaacgctctggggtagaatgttagggacagagttagaacgctctggggtagaatgttagggacagagttagaacgctctggggtagaatggttagggacagagttagaacgctctggggtagaatgttagggacagagttagaacgctctggggtagaatgttagggacagagttagaacgctctggggtagaatgttagggacagagttagaacgctctggggtagaatgttagggacagagttagaacgctctggggtagaatgttagggacagagttagaacgctctggggtagaatgttagggtcagagttagaacgctctggggtagaatgttagggacagagttagaacgctctggggtagaatgttagggacagagttagaacgctctggggtagaatgttagggacagagttagaacgctctggggtagaatgttagggacagagttagaacgctctggggtagaatgttagggacagagttagaacgctctggggtagaatgttagggacagagttagaacgctctggggtagaatgttagggacagagttagaacgctctggggtagaatgttagggacagagttagaacgctctggggtagaatgttagggacagagttagaacgctctggggtagaatgttagggacagagttagaacactctggggtagaatgttagaacgctctggggtagaatgttagggacagagttagaacgctctggggtagaatgttagggacagagttagaacaCTATGGGGTACaatgttagggacagagttagaacgctctggggtagaatgttagggacagagttagaacgctctggggtagaatgttagggacagagttagaacgctctggggtagaatgttagggacagagttagaacgctctggggtagaatgttagggacagagttagaacactctggggtagaatgttagaacactctggggtagaatgttagaacactctggggtagaatgttagaacactctggggtagaatgttagaacactctggggtagaatgttagaacactctggggtagaatgttagaacactctggggtagaatgttagaacactctggggtagaatgttagggacagttagaacactctggggtagaatgttagggacagttagaacactctggggtagaatgttagggacagagttagaacactctggggtagaatgttagggacagagttagaacgctctggggtagaatgttagggacagagttagaacgctctggggtagaatggttagggacagagttagaacgctctggggtagaatgttagggacagagttagaacgctctggggtagaatgttagggacagagttagaacgctctggggtagaatgttagggacagagttagaacgctctggggtagaatgttagggacagagttagaacgctctggggtagaatgttagggacagagttagaacgctctggggtagaatgttagggtCAGAGTTAGAACGCTCATGGGTtagaatgttagggacagagttagaacgctctggggtagaatgttagggacagagttagaacgctctggggtagaatgttagggacagagttagaacgctctggggtagaatgttagggacagagttagaacgctctggggtagaatgttagggacagagttagaacgctctggggtagaatgttagggacagagttagaacgctctggggtagaatgttagggacagagttagaacgctctggggtagaatgttagggacagagttagaacgctctggggtagaatgttagggacagagttagaacgctctggggtagaatgttagggacagagttagaacactctggggtagaatgttagaacgctctggggtagaatgttagggacagagttagaacgctctggggtagaatgttagggacagagttagaacaCTATGGGGTACaatgttagggacagagttagaacgctctggggtagaatgttagggacagagttagaacgctctggggtagaatgttagggacagagttagaacgctctggggtagaatgttagggacagagttagaacgctctggggtagaatgttagggacagagttagaacactctggggtagaatgttagaacactctggggtagaatgttagaacactctggggtagaatgttagaacactctggggtagaatgttagaacactctggggtagaatgttagaacactctggggtagaatgttagaacactctggggtagaatgttagaacactctggggtagaatgttagggacagttagaacactctggggtagaatgttagggacagttagaacactctggggtagaatgttagggacagagttagaacactctggggtagaatgttagggacagagttagaacgctctggggtagaatgttagggccagagttagaacactctggggtagaatgttagggacagagttagaacgctctggggtagaatgttaggagcagagttagaacactctggggtagaatgttagggacagagttagaacactctggggtagaatgttagggacagagttagaacgctcTGGGGTGGAATGTTGgggacagagttagaacgctctggggtggaatgttagggacagagttagaacgctctggggtagaatgttagggacagagtgagaacgctctggggtagaatgttggggacagagttagaacgctctggggtagaatgttagggacagagtGAGAACGCTCTGGGGTGGAATGTTGGGGACAGAGTGAGAACGCTCTGGGGTGgaatgttagggacagagttagaacgctctggggtagaatgttagggacagagttagaacactctggggtagaatgttagaacactctggggtagaatgttagggacagagttagaacgctctggggtagaatgttggGGACAGAATTAGaacgctctggggtagaatgttggggacagagttagaacgctctggggtagaatgttagggacagagttagaacgctctggggtagaatgttagggacagagttagaacactctggggtagaatgttagggacagagttagaacgctctggggtagaatgttagggacagagttagaacgctctggggtagaatgttggGGACAGAATAGTCAGGAATGAAGGTGGAACTTCTTGTGAGTTTTTGAAACAACTGCAGAGTCTGAGTCGATAACAAAAACATGATCGTTATCTGCTGTTACATGTAATCTGTTGCTGAAATATTGACCTCATTATGCAGGTTACAAGTATCAGATGGCCTCCTCCTGTACAACACCTGGACATACAGTAATTCACAGTCCGTGGATTAGGAGATTATAGTAGATATCTGTGTGTTGTTGGATACAAATGTTTCTCTTTAGTAGTGGAACGTCTTCCAACTGGGCAGTCTATTGTAAGGAGCACCCTGACCAGAACGGACCTGCCAGGTCATGTTTGCCAAGTAGGACACTCCCTAGTGTGCCAGCCTGCTTGTGGCCTTTGTTATGTTTGCCCTTCCTGCTACAAGAAAGCCAGACCTCTGTTCCCTCTGAGTGAATGTGAATGGGTTGATGAATACTACTGGGCAATTCCATGTAAAAGGAGAAAGCCAGACCTCTGTTCCCTCTGAGTGAATGTGAATGGGTTGATGAATACTActgggcatttccatgtaaaaggagaAAGCCAGACCTCTGTTCCCTCTGAGTGAATGTGAATGGGTTGATGAATACTActgggcatttccatgtaaaaggagaAAGCCAGACCTCTGTTCCCTCTGAGTGAATGTGAATGGGTTGATGAATACCActgggcatttccatgtaaaaggagaAAGCCAGACCTCTGTTCCCTCTGAGTGAATGTGAATGGGTTGATGAATACTActgggcatttccatgtaaaaggacccatgagaaCCAACATGTGAAGCTCATAGGAACATGTTAAATTGATTGTCAAATGAAAGCTAGgagtctatatatatatttttatgaattaaggcatatatacattcaaccattttccatcctaaaaaatgtaaaagatgggaaaggggtcaacaTAAAAGTCTTCTAAGATATTTTTAGAAATACATTAAAACAAAATAATATTGAAGTAAAGACGCCTGACAACTAAAATCAACATATTTAaaaccgaacaaaaatataaatgcaacaatttcaaagaaagaaatgagtcaattgaaataaattaatgagtccctaatctatgggtttaacatgactgggaatagagatatgcatctgttggtcacagatcccTTCAAATGAGGgagggggtgtggatcagaaaaccagtcagtatctggtgtgaccatcatttacctcatgcagcgtgacacatctccttcacatagagttgatcagactgttgattgtgggGAATgttgggtgacatgtctggtgagtatgcagagcCATGGAGGAACTGGTCCCTTCAAATGAGGgagggggtgtggatcagaaaaccagtcagtatctggtgtgaccaccatttacctcatgcagcgtgacacatctccttcacatagagttgatcagactgttgattgtgggGAATgttgggtgacatgtctggtgagtatgcagagcCATGGAGGAACTGGTCCCTTCAAATGAGGgagggggtgtggatcagaaaaccagtcagtatctggtgtgaccaccatttacctcatgcagcgtgacacgtctccttcacatagagttgatcagactgttgattgtggcctgtggaatgttgtccccactcctcttcaatggctgtgtgaagttgctggatattggcaggaactggaacatccagagcatcccaaacatgctcaatgggtgacatgtctggtgggtatgcaggccatggaagaactgggacattttcagcttccaggaattgtgtacagatccttgtgacatggggcggtgcgttatcatgctgagacatgaggtgatggcggcggatgaatggcaccacaacggggcctcaggatctcgtcactttCAAATGaccatagataatatacagttgtTTGTTGNNNNNNNNNNNNNNNNNNNNNNNNNNNNNNNNNNNNNNNNNNNNNNNNNNNNNNNNNNNNNNNNNNNNNNNNNNNNNNNNNNNNNNNNNNNNNNNNNNNNNNNNNNNNNNNNNNNNNNNNNNNNNNNNNNNNNNNNNNNNNNNNNNNNNNNNNNNNNNNNNNNNNNNNNNNNNNNNNNNNNNNNNNNNNNNNNNNNNNNNNNNNNNNNNNNNNNNNNNNNNNNNNNNNNNNNNNNNNNNNNNNNNNNNNNNNNNNNNNNNNNNNNNNNNNNNNNNNNNNNNNNNNNNNNNNNNNNNNNNNNNNNNNNNNNNNNNNNNNNNNNNNNNNNNNNNNNNNNNNNNNNNNNNNNNNNNNNNNNNNNNNNNNNNNNNNNNNNNNNNNNNNNNNNNNNNNNNNNNNNNNNNNNNNNNNNNNNNNNNNNNNNNNNNNNNNNNNNNNNNNNNNNNNNNNNNNNNNNNNNNNNNNNNNNNNNNNNNNNNNNNNNNNNNNNNNNNNNNNNNcctgtggaatgttgtccccactcctcttcaatggctgtgtgaagttgctggatattggcaggaactggaacacgctgtcgtacacgtcgatccagagcatcccaaacatgctcaatggctgacatgtctggtgggtatgcaggccatggaagaactgggacattttcagcttccaggaattgtgtacagatccttgtgacatggggcggtgcgttatcatgctgagacatgaggtgatggcggcggatgaatggcaccacaacggggcctcaggatctcgtcactttCAAATGaccatagataatatacagttgtTTGTTGTCTGCAGCTTATGCCTGTtcacaccataaccccaccgtggggaactctgttcacaacgttgacatcagtaaaccgctcgaccacacaacgccatacacggtctgccgttgtgaggtcggttggacgtactggcGTTCTCTATgggatgatgtcactcgtctagtggcgttctctatgggatgatgtcactcgtctagtggcgttctctacgggatgatgtcactcgtctagtggcgttctctacgggatgatgtcactcgtctagtggcgttctctacgggatgatgtcactcgtctagtggcgttctctacgggatgatgtcactcgtctagtggcgttctctacgggatgatgacactcgtctagtggcgttctctacgggatgatgacactcgtctagtggcgttctctacgggatgatgtcactcgtctagtggcgttctctatgggatgatgtcactcgtctagtggcgttctctatgggatgatgtcactcgtctagtggcgttctctatgggatgatgtcactcgtctagtggcgttctctatgggatgatgtcactcgtctagtggcgttctctacgggatgatgtcactcgtctagtggcgttctctacgggatgatgtcactcgtctagtggcgttctctacgggatgatgtcactcgtctagtggcgttctctacgggatgatgtcactcgtcCAGTGGCGTTCTCTATGGGATGATGTCACTCGTCCAGTGGCGTTCTCTAcgggatgatgtcactcgtctaGTGACGTTCTCTATTggatgatgtcactcgtctagtggcgttctctatgggatgatgtcactcgtctagtggcgttctctatgggatgatgtcactcgtctagtggcgttctctatgggatgatgtcactcgtctagtggcgttctctacgggatgatgtcactcgtctagtggcgttctctacggggtgatgtcactcgtctagtggcgttctctacggggtgatgtcactcgtctagtggcgttctctacgggatgatgtcactcgtctagtggcgttctctacgggatgatgtcactcgtctagtggcgttctctacgggatgatgtcactcgtctagtggcgttctctacgggatgatgtcactcgtctagtggcgttctctacgggatgatgtcactcgtctagtggcgttctctacgggatgatgtcactcgtctagtggcgttctctacgggatgatgacactcgtctagtggcgttctctacgggatgatgtcactcgtctagtggcgttctctacgggatgatgtcactcgtctagtggcgttctctacgggatgatgtcactcgtctagtggcgttctctatgggatgatgtcactcgtctagtggcgttctctatgggatgatgtcactcgtctagtggcgttctctatgggatgatgtcactcgtctagtggcgttctctatgggatgatgtcactcgtctagtggcgttctctacgggatgatgtcactcgtctagtggcgttctctacgggatgatgtcactcgtctagtggcgttctctacgggatgatgtcactcgtctagtggcgttctctacgggatgatgtcactcgtctagtggcgttctctacgggatgatgtcactcgtccagtggcgttctctacgggatgatgtcactcgtctagtggcgttctctacgggatgatgtcactcgtctagtgacgttctctacgggatgatgtcactcgtctagtgacgttctctacgggatgatgtcactcgtctagtggcgttctctacgggatgatgtcactcgtccagtggcgttctctacgggatgatgtcactcgtctagtggcgttctctacgggatgatgtcactcgtccagtggcgttctctacgggatgatgtcactcgtctagtggcgttctctacgggatgatgtcactcgtccagtggcgttctctacgggatgatgtcactcgtccagtggcgttctctacgggatgatgtcactcgtctagtggcgttctctacgggatgatgtcactcgtctagtggcgttctatatgggatgatgtcactcgtctaGTGGCGTTCTCTACGGGATTATGTCACTCGTCCAGTGGCGTTCTCTAcgggatgatgtcactcgtctagtggcgttctctacgggatgatgtcactcgtctagtggcgttctctatgggatgatgtcactcgtctagtggcgttctctatgggatgatgtcactcgtctagtggcgttctctatgggatgatgtcactcgtctagtggcgttctctatgggatgatgtcactcgtctagtggcgttctctacgggatgatgtcactcgtctagtggcgttctctatgggatgatgtcactcgtctagtggcgttctctacgggatgatgtcactcgtccagtggcgttctctacgggatgatgtcactcgtccagtggcgttctctacgggatgatgtcactcgtccagtggcgttctctacgggatgatgtcactcgtcCAGTGGGATGATGCCACTCGTCCAGTGGCGTTCTCTGCGGGATGATGCCACTCGTCCAGTGGCGTTCTCTAcgggatgatgtcactcgtcCAGTGGGATGATGTCACTCGTCCAGTGGGATGATGTCACTCGTCCAGTGGCGTTCTCTACAGGATGTTACTCACAGAGGTTTCCTTCTGATCTGTTTTACTGTTGTTTTGCAGACGTATCTCCTGGGAATCATCATTTCAATATGTGGGAACTTcctcatcagcatttctctgaatATACAGGTAGGGGTGTGTTTGTTTTATGAGGCCGTGTACAGTACTATGAGAAACAACACTAGTGTTAACTGATGTCATCATTTACCCCAATGGATTCACTAGTTCCTTGATGATATGTTAGCTACTGTATTTTCCCATGCTCCTCTTAACATGTCAATGAAGTGCTGTCCTTGACACTCTCTCCTCTCGCTGTCAGAAATATGCCCACATGCGTCAGTCCCAGCTCGGCGCCTCCAGGCCCTACTACACGTCGGTGCtgtggtggagtggagtggttCTGATGGGGGTAGGGGAGCTGGGGAACTTCGCAGCCTACGGCTTCGCTCCGGCCTCCCTCATCGCACCCCTGGGCTGTGTTTCAGTCATAGGTAAACACACAAACCTTTCAGACCTTTCTTTAGtattattgtttatttgtttatttatctaTATTTTCGGAATAATCTTATTTAATTTCTTGCATCAATATGAAACCCCTCTTATATTGCCACTTTCCCTGGTTGAATTGACCGGTAGAagcacaggtctaggatcagtttatcctcCCCAATCCTGACCTTAAACCTCAGAAGGGGAAAAAACACACAACTGATCTCAGATCATGATGCAGCGTCTAGAGAGCCGCCCTAATAATACCTCCAGGTGACACATCCCATTTTAGCCAATCCGATGGCTTGCTGGTTCTGTAATCCACCAATCCGTGTGAAGCCGTTCTCTACCCGGGATAAATATATGGATcaatatatagttatatatggATAAATATATGGTTATATATGGATACATATATGGTTATATATGGATAATTATATGGtcatatatgtataaatatatggTTATATATGGATATGTATGGCTAAATATATGGTTATATATGGATAAATATATGGTCATATATGGTTAAATGTATAGTTATATATGGATAAATGTATGGTTACGTATGGATAAATATATGGTCATATATGGATAAATATATGGTTGTATATGGATAAATATATAGTTACATATGGATAAATATGCCAGCTGTCACGTGTTCAGTGTAAACATTCTAATGGCAGGTTAAATATTGACCTTCAGGTGCAGTCCTCTCCtttatcctagcctggtcccagatctgtctagCCAACTCTTATGGTTGGCAACACAGCATAAACAGACCTGGGAACAGGCTAGGGCAATATGGCCAAGATATCATATCACAGTAGTTTTCTACTTTTTTGATGGTATTTTGTGTTTTTGGACTATGAAAGTTCTACATGTGCTTTatgagtgatcctagggtggaAACACATATATTCTAAGTGacttcaatgggtctttctccattctga
It encodes:
- the LOC129837519 gene encoding NIPA-like protein 2 isoform X2 translates to MIEEKMANNSTLDSVFSNRTGQNSSQPSPFTEIRENPLKTYLLGIIISICGNFLISISLNIQKYAHMRQSQLGASRPYYTSVLWWSGVVLMGVGELGNFAAYGFAPASLIAPLGCVSVIASAVISVVFLNVCLLFQSSLWCSLMSAFSFSHLCGIP
- the LOC129837519 gene encoding NIPA-like protein 2 isoform X3; translated protein: MNQTYLLGIIISICGNFLISISLNIQKYAHMRQSQLGASRPYYTSVLWWSGVVLMGVGELGNFAAYGFAPASLIAPLGCVSVIASAVISVVFLKETLRASDIVGGALAVLGTYLLVTFAPHTSTHITAHLVQRYAVSWQFLIYLVCTLTHTWYVP